One Nocardia iowensis DNA window includes the following coding sequences:
- a CDS encoding ATP-binding protein, with product MDPVRNPYAPGAGQRPPELAGRDKQLTAFDIVLERIARGRPERSVMLTGLRGVGKTVLLNQLRSAAISRGWGTGKIEARPDQDLRRPLSSALHMAVRAIAMAHRNPERVDDFLGILKAFALRATADKGMRERWQPGIDVPAVTGRADSGDIEIDLVELLVEAAALAGEIGVGIAIFIDEMQDLGPADISAICGACHELSQDAAPLIVVGAGLPHLPAVLSASKSYSERLFSYHRIDRLDRESADLALIAPAEREEVKFTDEALDALYHKADGYPYFVQAYGKAAWDQAPESPITAEDVEVASPTAEEELAVGFFGSRYERATPAEREYMRAMADLAGDDGPVATSAVATELGRKPASLSPARDGLIKKGLIYSAERGTIGFTVPHFGRYLRSV from the coding sequence ATGGACCCCGTGCGGAATCCGTATGCTCCCGGAGCCGGACAGCGCCCACCCGAATTAGCCGGGCGCGACAAGCAACTCACCGCCTTCGACATCGTGCTCGAGCGCATCGCGCGTGGCCGTCCGGAGCGAAGCGTCATGCTCACCGGCCTCCGTGGCGTCGGAAAGACGGTGCTGCTCAACCAACTTCGCTCCGCTGCCATCTCCCGCGGCTGGGGCACCGGCAAGATCGAGGCACGGCCGGACCAGGACCTGCGCCGCCCGCTGTCCTCCGCGCTGCACATGGCCGTCCGCGCGATCGCCATGGCACACCGCAATCCGGAGCGGGTCGACGACTTCCTCGGCATCCTCAAGGCGTTCGCGCTACGCGCCACCGCCGACAAGGGCATGCGGGAACGCTGGCAGCCCGGCATCGACGTGCCCGCGGTCACCGGCCGGGCCGACTCCGGCGATATCGAGATCGACCTGGTCGAGCTGCTGGTCGAGGCGGCCGCGCTGGCCGGCGAGATCGGCGTCGGCATCGCAATTTTCATCGATGAGATGCAGGACCTCGGTCCGGCCGATATCTCCGCGATCTGCGGGGCCTGCCACGAATTGAGCCAGGACGCCGCGCCGCTCATCGTTGTCGGCGCCGGCTTGCCGCACCTGCCCGCCGTGCTGTCCGCCTCGAAGAGCTACTCGGAGCGACTGTTCAGTTATCACCGCATCGATCGGCTCGACCGCGAATCCGCCGATCTGGCGCTGATCGCGCCCGCCGAGCGTGAAGAGGTGAAGTTCACCGACGAAGCCCTGGATGCCCTGTACCACAAGGCCGATGGTTATCCGTACTTCGTGCAGGCCTACGGCAAGGCGGCCTGGGACCAGGCGCCGGAAAGTCCGATCACCGCCGAGGATGTCGAGGTGGCCTCACCGACCGCGGAGGAGGAGCTGGCGGTCGGCTTCTTCGGCTCCCGCTACGAACGGGCAACGCCCGCCGAGCGTGAGTACATGCGCGCCATGGCCGATTTGGCGGGTGACGACGGTCCGGTGGCGACCTCGGCGGTGGCCACCGAACTGGGCCGCAAGCCCGCCTCGCTCTCGCCTGCGCGCGACGGACTGATCAAGAAGGGGCTGATCTACTCGGCCGAGCGCGGCACGATCGGATTCACCGTGCCGCACTTCGGCCGCTATCTGCGCAGCGTCTGA
- a CDS encoding C40 family peptidase translates to MGAVAATTGAMPAIPAMAATINIPGLGNFDVPVPQEYEAPVQQLNQQIQQAVSAMPNAQVPGAPQQAAPGVPNFAPNMPGLFNQAPSASDIALDAAKTKVGAMYSWGAAGPSNFDCSGLVQWAYRQAGIELPRTSFEQSHVGAPVAFQNLQPGDIVVTNGGGHVGIYAGDGKLLNAVQSGQPVTYTPLRPDQVVTARRIV, encoded by the coding sequence ATGGGCGCGGTGGCCGCGACGACCGGGGCCATGCCCGCGATCCCTGCGATGGCGGCAACCATCAATATCCCCGGACTGGGCAACTTCGATGTTCCTGTGCCACAGGAATACGAAGCGCCGGTCCAGCAACTCAACCAGCAGATCCAGCAGGCCGTTTCGGCCATGCCCAACGCACAGGTTCCCGGCGCGCCGCAGCAGGCCGCACCCGGCGTCCCCAATTTCGCGCCGAACATGCCCGGCCTGTTCAACCAAGCTCCCAGTGCCAGCGATATCGCGCTCGACGCCGCCAAGACCAAGGTCGGCGCGATGTACTCCTGGGGTGCCGCTGGTCCCTCCAACTTCGACTGCTCCGGCCTGGTCCAGTGGGCCTACCGGCAGGCAGGCATCGAACTCCCCCGCACCAGCTTCGAGCAGTCGCACGTCGGCGCTCCGGTGGCCTTCCAGAACCTGCAGCCCGGCGACATCGTCGTGACCAACGGCGGCGGCCACGTCGGCATCTACGCCGGTGACGGCAAGCTGCTCAATGCGGTGCAGTCCGGCCAGCCGGTCACCTACACCCCCCTCCGTCCCGACCAGGTGGTCACCGCACGCCGTATCGTCTAA
- a CDS encoding acyl-CoA dehydrogenase family protein, with the protein MATAAKVDATEEQARALVEESRETSWAKPSFAKEMFLGRFRLDLIHPYPKPGPEDAARTEAYLARLRPFCESIDGRVIEAEGRIPDEYVKGLAELGCFGLKIPESYGGQGLSQFGYNRALMLVGSAHPSLGVLLSAHQSIGVPEPLKLAGTADQKAEFLPRCAAGAVSAFLLTEPDVGSDPARMASTATPIEDGDAYQLNGVKLWTTNGVVAELLVVMARVPKSDGHRGGISAFVVEADSPGITVERRNAFMGLRGIENGVTRMHNVRVPKGNLIGREGDGLKIALTTLNAGRLAIPALCTASSKWSLKIAREWSAERVQWGKPVGEHEAVGQKIAFIAATTYALEAALDLSAAMCDEARNDIRIEAALAKLWASEMSCTIADELVQIRGGRGYETAASLAARGERAVGAEQLVRDLRINRIFEGSSEIMRLLIAREMADAHMSAAGALVDRKAEFKDKAKAAVGATGFYAKWFPQLAVGAGTVPATYPEFGTLARHLRFIERSSRKQARSLMYAMGRWQAGLEYRQNFLGRIVDIGAELFAMSAACVRAQSLRAEGAAAAEAATELADVFCRQSRVRVRRLFDALWDNTDDDDRTLAHGVLTGRYTWVEEGVFDPSEGTGPWIAEWQLGPSTEPNLLRPFLPSTRSHAGS; encoded by the coding sequence ATGGCGACAGCCGCGAAAGTCGACGCCACCGAAGAACAGGCCCGCGCACTGGTCGAGGAATCCCGCGAAACCAGCTGGGCCAAACCATCGTTCGCCAAGGAGATGTTTCTCGGACGGTTCCGGCTCGATCTGATCCACCCCTACCCCAAGCCCGGCCCGGAGGACGCCGCGCGCACCGAGGCCTACCTGGCCCGGCTGCGGCCGTTCTGCGAATCCATCGACGGTCGCGTGATCGAAGCCGAAGGCCGCATCCCGGACGAGTACGTCAAGGGCCTCGCCGAGCTCGGCTGCTTCGGCCTGAAAATCCCGGAATCATATGGGGGACAGGGTCTTTCCCAGTTCGGCTACAACCGCGCGCTGATGCTGGTCGGCTCGGCCCACCCCAGCCTCGGCGTGCTGCTCTCGGCGCACCAGTCCATCGGGGTGCCCGAACCGCTGAAGCTGGCGGGCACCGCGGATCAGAAGGCGGAGTTCCTGCCGCGCTGCGCCGCGGGGGCGGTCAGCGCCTTCCTGCTCACCGAGCCCGACGTCGGCTCCGACCCGGCCCGGATGGCGAGCACCGCGACCCCGATCGAGGATGGCGACGCCTACCAGCTCAACGGCGTCAAGCTGTGGACCACCAACGGTGTCGTCGCCGAGCTGCTGGTCGTGATGGCCAGGGTGCCCAAGAGCGACGGACATCGCGGCGGCATCTCCGCGTTCGTCGTCGAGGCCGACTCGCCTGGCATCACGGTGGAGCGGCGCAATGCGTTCATGGGCCTGCGCGGCATCGAGAACGGCGTCACCAGGATGCACAACGTGCGGGTGCCGAAGGGCAATCTCATCGGCCGGGAAGGTGACGGCCTGAAGATCGCGCTCACCACCCTCAACGCGGGCAGGCTTGCCATCCCGGCGCTGTGCACAGCGTCGTCGAAGTGGTCACTGAAGATCGCCAGGGAGTGGAGCGCCGAACGGGTGCAGTGGGGCAAGCCGGTCGGCGAACACGAGGCGGTCGGCCAGAAGATCGCCTTCATCGCCGCCACCACCTATGCACTGGAGGCGGCGCTCGACCTATCGGCCGCCATGTGCGACGAAGCCCGCAACGACATCAGGATCGAGGCGGCGCTGGCCAAGCTCTGGGCCAGCGAGATGAGCTGCACGATCGCCGATGAGCTGGTGCAGATCCGGGGCGGTCGCGGGTACGAGACGGCGGCATCGCTCGCGGCTCGCGGCGAACGCGCGGTCGGCGCCGAACAACTGGTCCGCGATCTGCGCATCAATCGCATCTTCGAGGGCTCCAGCGAAATCATGCGGCTGCTGATCGCCAGGGAGATGGCCGACGCGCACATGTCCGCGGCGGGCGCGCTGGTGGACCGCAAGGCCGAATTCAAGGACAAGGCCAAGGCGGCGGTCGGGGCGACCGGTTTCTACGCCAAGTGGTTCCCGCAGCTCGCGGTCGGCGCCGGAACGGTACCCGCGACCTATCCCGAGTTCGGCACGCTCGCCCGGCATCTGCGGTTCATCGAGCGCAGCTCGCGCAAGCAGGCCAGGTCGCTCATGTACGCGATGGGTCGCTGGCAGGCGGGGCTGGAATACCGGCAGAACTTCCTTGGGCGGATCGTCGATATCGGCGCCGAGCTGTTCGCGATGTCGGCCGCCTGTGTGCGGGCCCAGTCGTTGCGTGCCGAGGGAGCGGCGGCGGCCGAAGCCGCGACGGAACTCGCGGACGTCTTCTGCAGGCAGTCCCGGGTCCGGGTGCGCAGGCTGTTCGACGCGCTGTGGGACAACACCGATGATGACGATCGCACGCTGGCCCACGGCGTGCTCACCGGCCGATACACCTGGGTGGAGGAGGGTGTGTTCGATCCAAGCGAGGGGACCGGGCCGTGGATCGCCGAATGGCAGCTCGGCCCGTCGACCGAGCCGAACCTGCTACGCCCGTTCCTGCCGTCCACCCGCAGCCACGCCGGGTCCTGA